The following coding sequences are from one Carassius gibelio isolate Cgi1373 ecotype wild population from Czech Republic chromosome B7, carGib1.2-hapl.c, whole genome shotgun sequence window:
- the fbxo22 gene encoding F-box only protein 22, with the protein MEGDAASPNILRESKAGYILSNVAEVVEKILTFVPTKNLLRIASVCRLWMNCARRVLKTQQRLTWLSASGTSIYEEHVLLRTMAEDLEKVYLLPQTALLMVDGENFNWPFSYRQKKARKCENEVVSDPVEKLRHLLPRTCDLVGIVASGIVVTPSGSPSSPPEEHEVGEAGFSLLFPAMDGVTIRPFHFCKTSLSESAMEEAGLINNPDLKVVLMFDYETWKAGGGHFLNKLLEPLSQNNVLIIGGQVERAFSNNTTCCSPGSFGAVGLTFSGPKIQGASVLVDQDVSSPKAAEATIQRLKAANIPERNTMGFMFACVGRGHNSYNNQHNVEATAFRKIFSNIPLLGFFGNGEIGCDRIVKENYTLSETDADGLQHSFTTVMSLVHFG; encoded by the exons ATGGAAGGGGATGCAGCTTCTCCAAACATCTTGAGGGAAAGTAAAGCTGGATATATCCTGAGTAATGTTGCCGAGGTCGTGGAGAAGATTTTGACATTTGTGCCGACTAAAAATCTCCTCCGGATAGCAAG TGTGTGTAGGCTATGGATGAATTGTGCACGCAGAGTCTTGAAGACACAGCAGAGACTGACCTGGCTCTCTGCCTCTGGCACATCCATATACGAGGAACATGTTTTGCTCAGAACTATGGCAGAAGACTTGGAG AAGGTCTATCTTCTGCCCCAGACAGCTCTCCTAATGGTGGATGGAGAAAACTTTAATTGGCCTTTTAGTTACAGACAGAAAAAGG CCAGGAAGTGTGAGAATGAAGTGGTGTCTGATCCTGTCGAGAAGCTGAGACACTTACTGCCTAGAACTTGTGATTTAGTAGGAATTGTTGCATCAGGAATTGTTG TGACCCCCAGTGGTTCACCCAGCAGCCCCCCAGAAGAGCATGAAGTGGGTGAAGCTGGCTTCAGTCTGCTTTTCCCAGCCATGGATGGGGTCACCATCCGGCCTTTTCACTTCTGCAAAACGAGCCTCAGTGAATCGGCAATGGAGGAAGCAG GGTTGATTAATAACCCTGATCTAAAGGTGGTGCTGATGTTTGACTATGAGACCTGGAAAGCTGGAGGGGGGCACTTTCTTAACAAGCTGCTGGAACCTCTTTCTCAAAATAATGTGCTTATTATTGGAGGACAAGTTGAGAGGGCCTTTTCCAACAACACAACCTG CTGTTCTCCAGGCTCTTTTGGTGCAGTAGGACTGACCTTCAGTGGCCCAAAGATCCAGGGTGCCTCAGTGCTGGTGGACCAGGATGTAAGCAGCCCAAAAGCAGCAGAGGCCACTATCCAGCGGCTGAAGGCTGCTAATATCCCAGAGAGAAACACCATGGGCTTTATGTTTGCCTGTGTGGGCCGCGGCCACAACAGCTACAATAACCAGCACAACGTGGAGGCCACTGCTTTCCGCAAGATCTTCTCCAACATTCCTCTCTTGGGATTCTTTGGTAACGGGGAGATCGGCTGCGACCGTATTGTCAAAGAGAACTACACATTGAGCGAGACAGATGCTGATGGACTACAGCACTCTTTTACCACAGTCATGAGTCTGGTGCATTTTGGTTAA